The genomic window GCTCGGGATTCTTATATGGGCTCTCGATGGCGCAGGCCATGATTCAGAGCGGACAGGTCAGGACCTGTCTGGTCGTGGCTTCAGAAGTCAAGTCTCGTTCGCTCGATCCTCAAGATGAGACGACGGCGCTGCTGTTCGGCGACGGGGCCGGTGCCGTCATCCTGCGGGGTGAAGAGGAGAGCACTCCCGAGTGGCGGGGGATTCTGGGGATCAGGCTGTATGCCGATGGGGCGCATCATGGACTCATTCGACTCCCCGGCGGCGGATCCCGGCTGCCCTTGTCCTCCGACACGCTGCGCAAGGGGGAGCACTCGCTTCGTATGCGCGGAGCGTCGCTCTTTCGGATAGCCGTTCGACGGATTGAACAGGCCGTGCTGGAGATTTTGAAAGAATTCGGCGCCAGTCCAGGCGATCTCAAACAGATCGTGCTCCATCAAGCCAACGGTCGAATCTTGTCTCAGGTCGCCGAACGCTTGGGTATCGAGCAGAGCCGCTTAGCCTCGGTGATCGAGCGCTACGGCAATACGTCCTCAGCTTCTCTTCCGATCGCGCTCGATGATGCGGTTCGCGGGGGGAACATCTCACCGAATGATCTGGTGCTGCTGGGCACTTTCGGCGGTGGAGTAACCTGGGCAACGGGTCTCCTGCGCTGGTAACGACAGGAGGGCGGGAGCGCCATTCGCCTGTCGTCCATCCTCATGTGAATCCGCTGTCGGGAGCGAGCGTCTATGTTCTGCTTGCTTCGCCCGACTGAGCGGACACTCGCTTGCCACCGCTGACCGGAAGTCGAACCACGAACCGACTTCCCTGAGGATGATTCGCCTCCACCCACACCTGCCCTCCATGGCCTTCAACGATATGCTTCACGATCGCCAGTCCGAGTCCCGTCCCTCCCAACTCGCGTGACCGGGCTTTGTCGACGCGGTAAAACCGTTCGAAGACACGAGGCCGGTCCTCCTCGGGGATACCGATTCCGGTATCGGCGACGCTGAGATCGATCGCTCGGGCTGTTGAATCGGTAGTTCCAACCGAGAGAACAAGCTTGGTGCCGACCGAGATGGTTCCTCCTTCAGGCGTATATTTGATGGCATTATCGAGCAGATTGGTCAAGACCTGCACAAGCCGACCTTCATCACCCCCCACCGGAGGGAGCGACGGATCGACCACGGTGACGAGACGGTGCCGTTTCTTATCGGCGATCGGTTTGATCATGGACAGCGTCCGGTCGACGACGGAACGCAATTCAAGCGGTTCTTCCTTCAGCGAGACGCGGCCCGATTCGATTTTCGAGAGTTCGAGCAGGTCTTCGATGATCAGATTCAGCCGATCGCTTTGTTTGAGGATGATCTCCAAGAATTTCGCGGAAGCGACGGGGTCGTCCTTGGCGCCGTCCAGCAGGGCTTCCACGTAGCCTTTGATGGAGGTGAGCGGGGTCCGAAGCTCATGAGAGACATTCGCCACAAAGTCTTTCCGGATCTTCTCCAGACGCCGCAATTCGGTGATGTCATGAAACACCAACACGAGACAGGCTTCGCTTTCCCGTTCTCCCCCTGCCGGGGAGGCTTCGATCTGGAGACATCGTCCCGTCAGCGGCAGCACGATTTCATCCTCGCCCGGCACGCGTGACCCGAGAATGGTCGTGACCAGGTCATTGAGTCGTTGATGGCGGAACAGCTCGGCGCAGGGACGCCCTCGCGCTTCCACGCGCGAGATGCCGAATATCCGTTCCAACGCCGGATTGATTTGCAACACGTGGCCGCGATAGTCCAGGACCATGACGCCTTCGACCATCGAGGTGAGGACGGCAAGCAGTTGGGCTCGATCTTCCGAGAGTTCGTCGATCTTGGCATGCAGCTGGTCCGCCATGGTATTCAGCGTCGTCGCCAAGAGACCGACTTCATCTTGCGCGGTTGTTCTGATGGGCATCGTCTGGTGGCCGGAACTGAGTTGCCGGGCGGCCGATGCGATCTTCGAGAGGGGTCTGGTTATGTTGTGAGCCAGCCAGACACTGAGCGTCAGGGCGACGAGGAAGGCGACTCCGAGCGCGAGAAAAAGGTGTTGTTTGAGTTCGGCCATCTCGCGTTCGACGATGGCCATAGGCAGGCCCACGCGGACGGCGATCGGCGCCGTATCCTGAGCCTGGTGTAGCAGCACCGCGCGATACATGGTGCGCTGGCCGGTGGTATGACTTGGGCGGATATCCGCTCCGTGTCCGGTAGAAAGGGCCTGTTGGATTTCCGGCCGAGACCTGTGATTTTCAACAGCGGGCACGTCGGCATCTCGGAGGGCGCTATCCGCGAGCACCGTTCCGTCTGCGGCGACCAGCGTCACGCGGGAGGAGGCTCGGGTGCCGAGCTCGCGCGCCGTCTCTTGCAAAGAGGAAGGGGTCGGATGTGAAGAAGAGGAGAGAAACAGCGGTTGAAAGCCGTATTCGACAAGCTTGGTTTTTGCCTCCAGCTCATCACCGAATTGCGCGAGGTACCGCTGTTCGAGGGACTTGACCGTCATCACGCCGGCGACCAGCAGCCCACAGGCGACCGCCACAAGCGTGCCAAGCGTCACTTTCCATCGAATCGACCACGTCATCCTGATCAGTCGAGATCCCTCAGTTTATAGCCCAATGATTTCACGGACACGATGGCATCTTCGAGGAGCGGCAGCTTTTGTTTGAGTCGGCGGATATGCACATCGACTGTTCTGGTTGTTCCGTAGTAGTCGTAGCCCCACACGGCGTTGAGCAACACTTCTCGGGTCAACACACGCCCGGGATGCCGAAGCAGATGCTCAAGCAGGCCGAATTCCTTTGCCGTCAGCGGCATCTCGTGTTTTCCGAGGCTGACTTCATGCCGAGCCACATTCATCGTGAGCGCGCCATAGTGGTGCACCTCCGGGCCATCAGCGGGGGCGCGCGCGATGCGACGCAATAGCGCTTTGACACGCGCCACCAACGCTTTGGGGCTGAACGGCTTGGTGACATAATCGTCAGCCCCTAATTCCAGCCCGACAATCGTGTCCGATTCTTCCGCTTTCGCCGTGAGCATGAGGATCGGAAGCAGGGCGGTGCCGGGCATGGAGCGGAGGCGTTTGCAGACTTCGAGCCCATCCATCTCGGGTAACATCAGATCGAGGACGACCAGATCGGGCTTCTCCTCTTTGACCTTTTTCAGCGCGTCGAGCCCACTGGTCGCGGTGATGGGTCGAAATCCCTCTTTCTCTAAATAGTGCGTCACGAGCTGCAGGATGTCCTGTTCGTCTTCGACGATGAGCACTTTCTTGTGAGTGGACACGCCCATAGGAGACTGAGCGTACGGGGGAGGGGAGAGAGAGTCAAGCGGACAGGACTACCGGGCAGGTGGCTCGCTCGGTGATGGCCGGTTATTTGTAGGCGATCGCCGCGCTCGATGGCCCGACGAGAGGCATGACCTCGAACCGTGTGAAGCCCACCTCACCGCACCACCGACGGAAGTCCGCCCCGGAATAATCGAACGCGTCGCCGAATTCGATGAGCATGTTGAGGGACATCAGCAGCCCCTGCGCATTTTCGCGACGGGCATCATCGATCAATGCTTCGATGGCCACCAACGCGCCGCCGGTCGGCAATGCGTCATAGGCGGCTCGGATCAGATGCATTTTTTTCTCCAGATTCCAGTCATGCAGAATCATGCCCATCGTGATGAGGTCGGCTTTCGGTAGCTGATCTTTGAAAAAGTCACCGGATGTCGCGCTCACGCGATGTTCCAATCCGGCGGCAGCGACATATTTCTTCGCAATCGGTTCGACCACCGGCAGATCGAAGCTGATGCATTGCAGATGGGCATGTCGCTTCGCGACTTCGATGCTGAGCAGGCCGGTCGCGCCGCCGACGTCGCAAAGAGTCTGGTATTTCGAGAAGTCGAATTTCTCCGCGAACGCCTCGAAGTTGAGGCGTGAAATGCCGGTCATGGCCTCCATGAATTGTTCCAGCCTGGGCAGATCCGAATAGAGTTCTTCAAACATCCCCTTCTGTCCATGCTTCACTTCGTTCTGCGGCCGTCCCGTCCGCAACGCCTCCGGCAGATCGTTCCAAAATTTGAACAGCCGCGCGTTGAGCATGACGAGAATCCCTCCGATATAGCGCGGGCTCGCAGCATCGAGGAAGAGGGCGCCTTCCGGCGTATTGACATACTTCGCCTCGGGGCCGTCGCCGTCGCGGTCGAGAAACTTCATCGCCACGAGCGCGTCAAAGAAATCGGGATTAGCCCGTGAGTGAAATTGCAATTCCCTGCCCAGCTCCGCCCCCGTGAGACGTCGATCGGCGAGTTTTGTGAACAGGCCGACCTCGACGGCCGTGAGTAAGACCTTGGAGCCCCAGAAACCGAAGGCGGTTTGCAAAATGGAAGATGGATTCATATGAGGACCTATCTTATCTCTTAAAATTGGAATGCAGCATCTGCTCCCTTGCACCGAAGCAGGTTACAGAACAGAGCTCGATATTTCATAGGATTCTGAACTTTGCAAGACGCCAATACCCATAAATAATTTCAGCGGCTCTCTCGGTAAAAAGACTATTTCGAGGTAGGTTCTAATCTATCCTATTAATATGCACAAATCAGGACCTACTTCTGTGATGTGATGACCTGAATGCAAGATACATTGAACGCGGCAGCTCAAATATTACTTTGGCCGTGGATGGCTGATCAATTGCATTGGCAAGACTGCCTATTTAGCGAGCCGTCAGCTAGCCAGTCGTCGCCCCGCGGCCTAGCCGAAACCTGTTATGATCCACGGTCCGGACAAGTCATCGGCAGTATGCGCGTTCACGGAATTGCTCTCAAGCCCCCGTCACGGGTAGCATGGTGACGAAGCCAAGCAATTGTTAGTGTTACACGCCGGAGCGAGCAGGTTGCCCTAAGCTTACTGCCGCAGTTGAGGCATCCTCCGTTTCCTGTTTGGGAAAACCACCGTAGGATCTCAGCTCCTAACTCCTCCAGTACCTCGCTGGCAGGTCTACTGCCGTACTTCAGGTTGAGGATGACGTGATTTACCCCCTTAGCTTCCAGACACTTCAGCAGATCTAGAAGGGCGCTCCGGCCCAAGCGAAAACCAAGATGGATTGGCTTGGGCGTAGCATGTGGATCCTCGACCAGATCGATGTACAGAGATTGCACAAAGGGCTTGAACTGGTCCGGTGCGTGGTCGTCCACCAAGCGTTTCCACAGCGCAATCATGTCAGATTGCTTGGCAAGCGGACGCGGGTAGGTCACCCAGCCATCGCTGTGCGCCGCAATCCATTCCATCGGCTGGCGACTGCTACCTGTCACGAGAAGCGGCAGGGTGCCTGCAGTTGCTTGGGCAGCAGATCTACCTGGTGCAGCAAGCCGAAGGGGCTGTCGATCTCGGGAAACGATTCTTTCCACACCCGGTGTAACAGGTTGAATGAGTCGCGAAATCGGTCGCCGCGACCTTCTGGGGAAAGCCCGAACGCCGGAAACTCCACGGCCCGATCGCCGGATGCGACGCCAAGAACAAGACGGCCGCTCGATAATTGATCGATCGAGGCAGCCGCCTTGGCGACGTGCAGCGGATGCCGTAACGGCAACACGATGCTGCCGGTGGCCAGCGCGATACGCCGTGTATGCCTCGCTACATATCCGAGATAGACCCATGGGTCGTAGATTTGCCCGACGTCGCCGAACGATGGATCGTATAGCGGCACGTCGCGCACCCAGAGCGCGGCGAAGCCCAGCCGCTCAGCCCGCCAGATGCGGGCCAGGTGGTCGCGCATCGTGGGAATGCTGCCCTCATAGGCTTCAATGGGTGCAAAGATGCCGAGCGTGAGGCGTCCCTCATGAAACATGGTCTGAAATCCGTGATGGGTAGTCATCTCCATACCGTCCTCCTGCAATCCAGTCCGTTCACTGCAATTCGAAAATTAGCTCCAACTCGACCGGCATATGAGCGGGTAGTGACGATGCACCCACGGCTAGCCGTGCATGGCCGCCGCCGTCTTTGAATACGGCGGCCAACAGCTCCGAAGCACCGTCCGCAACTCTCGCATGCTCACCGAAATCCTGCGTTGCGGAGATGTGGACCGTGAGCCGCACCAGCCGCCGGATACGATTCAGCGATCCGAGTGCGGCACGAGCCACAGCCAGGCCGTTGAGCGCCGCCAATCTTGCGGCATCACGGCCTTCCGTCACCGACAGTCTTTCGCCGAGACGTCCGTTCCATGCCGGGCGTCCCTCTTGCACCGGCAACATGCCGCTGACGAAGAGCAACCCGCCTGCCTCCACCGCCGGTACGTACGCGCCGAGCGGCAGAGGCGGATCGGGTAAGGTCAGACGTAGCTCATGGAGGCGCGCTTCCGGTGTCACCGTGCTCTCTCCTAAGGCGCGGCCTTGATAAGATGGGCATAGCGGTCGGCAGAGCCGGGCGTCCAGGGTTTGCCAACGAAACGATAGTTCATGCGTGGGAAATAGCCGTAGCGTTGGCCCAGCTCACCACTCAAGAGGGTCATCCGTTCGACGACACGCGCGTTGGCCAACTTGCCGGCGTCGATGAAACGGAATGGCATCGATTCGACGATGCTGAGAAACGTCTGCTTGGCGGCTAGGTCATCGCCGACGACGAACACGTCGCTCACGGTTCCGTCAAACCGTGGCTCATCAAAGACCTCCCACCACACGTTCTTGAATGCCCCGACGATCCGGGTTTCAGGAAAGTGCCGCTGGAGTTCTTCCGCCCCGCTGGTATCCCAAGGCAGAATGAAATCCGAATAGTCGTCGTTGAACGGATTCGTAATATCGATGAAGATCTTGTCAGCCAAGGCCTGCCGATAAGGCTGCAGTGTTGTCACTATTCCATCCATGAGAAACATGGCGGGGAGGACAAACTCCGCTTGAATCGCCTGCTCATAGGTTCCCGGTGTAATGCCTAAGATGTTCAGCCCCTCGGCAATCCGTTTTGCCCGCCGCGGATCGCGCGAACCCAGCGTTACCCGAACGCCGGATTTTGCAAATGCCTCTGCCAGCCTCACTCCCATACGCCCCGTTCCCATAATTCCGATCGTTCTCATCGCATCCTCCATAGGGTTAGATTGTGAATGGCAGACCTACTAGTAGGTAGGTCTCCATGGTAAAAAAACACGCCGTCATCGTTGCAGCAATGTGATGGTCTGTTCCACCATGGTATGCAGCCGCTTATGTCCGCCTTCCGCCCGAACGACCAATGCGCCGCCTTCCAGTAGAGAGAAGATCATTGCCGCCACCAGTTTTGTGTCGCCTTTGAAACGAAAGGCTCCTTTATTGAGACCCTCCTCAAGAATCTTCGCAAGTCGCGCTTCATTGTCTCGATAGAAGCGTCGCACCCCTGCGGCAGCGGGATGACCCAGCGTGGCCAGTTCGGCACCCAGCATGCCGCACAGACAGGCCTTGTCCTGTTGTCCCTCACACAGAGTGGCCTCAAACAGCCCGGCATACTTGCGTAGTTTAGCCGCAGGATCCAGCTTCGATTCGACGATGGCATCGACGAGCTTCAAGAAATAGGCCGCGTACCGTTGAATAACGGCCTCGATCAAATGTTCCTTCGTGGGAAAGTGATGGTGGATGCTGGCCTTTCGGATACCGATCGTGTCGCTGATGTGCTGGTAGCTCATCGCGTTGGCACCGCCGCGCTGAATCAACGCTTGCGCCGCGTCCATAATGGCCGTTCTGGTGTCTGTTGTAGACATAAAGGCAATCCTACTAGTAGGTAGGTAGCTTGTCAAGGGGAAAATTTCGTTGCAGTGAACGGACCGACCTCAACGGCCGTGAGCAGAACTTTGGAACTCCAGAAGCTGAAGGCAGTTTGCAAAATGGACGAGGGATTTGGAGCAGCGGTCATAGGTAAACATCTCTTGTTGAGGTTTCGGGTCTCTCATGAGGATTTTCGATCAGCAATCCGCTCAGTCCATCACTCACACATCCACCAGCAGTCCGCAGATCTCCATGAACACCCGTACATTGCCGGTGGTTTCCTTGCGCGAGACCGTGAAGATGAGGTCGGAGCCAGGATCCGCGTAGAGAATCGCCTCCTGGCTTCCGAAAAACCTTGTCGGAAATTCCGGCTCATCGATCTCGGACACGCCCGTCGGCGCAATGGGATAGATACCGACCCTCGAACGGGTCGTCACGTGAACGGCATAGAAGAGCGGTTGATTCGAGTGTCCGAAACCATTGATGCCGAGATAGTGGGTGTGGAATCGTTTCTTTTTGGGAACGGTTACGACAACGGTTTCCTTGCTGCTTTCACCGGCAACAAGATTGACGACGGCCCCGGTCTGAAAAGGTCGTTGAGCCATCTGTGGCGTCTCCTTTCATCGCTCTCTGTTATCTCTTCTTCACGATTCGTGTGACAAGCTGTTCGGCGCGGCCGATCGCTTGGCCCAGGAAGCCGCCGACGGCTCGACCGACCTTGCGTGCCTGCCGACTGGCGGGCGTGGACTTCGTTTTCTTGATCCCTTTCTTGAGCCGCCGGTTCGATGTGGAGACAGCATCGGCAACGGTTTTCTTGAGTTGACGAGCCGTCGCGCCGGCCTTGCCTCGAAGAGTCTTTCCTTTTCGCGCAAGCTGCTTTCCGGCATTGGCAACTTTTTTAGCAGTCGTCTTTTTCATAAGACCTCCTAGGTTGTATCATCTCAGCGAATCGCAACATAGCAAGCCTGTATCAGACGAGCAAGCTCTCCGAGACACTCTCCCGACTCTTCAGAACCCGACTCAGGCGACTCTCCCTTGTTCTCACCACGAATTGGTGAGTCGCGAGTGCATTCCCCTGTCAAACTCTTGCTCCCAATACAAGCAGCCCTTTCTCTCAGTCTTTTGTCGTTCGGGCCCTGTTCGGCAACGCTATGTGTTCTCAAACGGAGGTTCCATCCAGTTTCGGACCAACAAACGAAATGGGCAGTGCTTCAGGGCAGGAGAAGTCAGCGGCTCAAATGACGTATCTGATGTAATCAATGTCGCATTTTCGGCAATGGCATGCGCCGCAATCATCATATCGAGAGCGGCCAGTGTCATTCCCTGTTGACGAAACCACGCACGTGCCTTTCCGTATGTATCCGAGACGGACGCATCCCACGGAAGCACGCTCACTTGGTGTAAGAGATCATTGACCGCGGCCGTCAGAACTTTGGGAAAAGACTTGAGGGCCAGCCCATAGATCAATTCACCACGCGTGACGGCGGACATGGTGATCTTTTGAGTCCGAGAGGTGCGTTCCAGCCAGTACAGCACGTTGGGATATCCAGGCTTCACGATATAGCTGGCGGTGTTTGTATCAAGCATCACCGATTTCAAAATAGGTTCCTCTCCGCCGCTGGCGCCTTGTCGCGGTCTGTCAGAAAGTCAGCGGGAACCTCCCCAGAGGCATGAAATTGTTTCAGGCGTTTGAAAAATTGTGCCCATGAGCGTTTCCGCTGAGGTGACAGAATAATGTCTCCCGTTTCTTCATCCCGCCTGATAGACACAACAGAGCCCTGTACCCGGTATTCCAAGGGAAGGCGAACCGCTTGACTGCGTCCGTTGCGAAACACTTTGGCCGTAGCGAGCTTGCGATGTTTGCGCATGACCTAAGATCTCCTTGATGGTAATACCGTGGTATATATCATGATTGGCCTTCACCGAACAAGGGCACTGACGAGATTGGGTAAGTCCGAAGAGCGATCATCGCGACCCCATCAGACCTAACGACCGAACCAGGTCGGACGGCAGATCATATTCAGGATCGAAGCCACTCTAAACTTTCTCTTAAGTTCTCTATGATAAAGTTATGGGTTCTCGTTACAAACAGCTTGTGACCGACGAACAGGAGCATCTTGTTGCGGTTCTGATTTCTTATGAGGAATGGTTGCGCATCGAACGACAGTTAGAAAATGGCGGGTGATGCCAATGCCAGCACGCAACGGTTTGTTGAAAGAGGCGAAATGAAACCAATGGTACAACAGGGGGTCCAAACTCTGGAGCGCTGTCCATCACTGGTCGCTCGCGGTAGCAGGATTGTTGAGCGCTCTTGCTACGTTGGTCTTAAAGTCAGAATGGGTCCAGACGTTAGTCGTGACATATCGAGACGACGTCGCGGCTGGTCTAGCAGCAGCGGCGACACTCGTCACTACCTTTGCAGCCTCCGGCGGTTTTGGGAGGAAGTGGCAAGCCAATAGACGCAGCCGTGGACGAATTGACCAAGTCAAGATTGATTTTTCGAGCCCAAACGCCGACGCACAGAAGATCCGCGAGGATCTCAAGGCGATCATCAAACAGCACGATGATTCGATTATAGGTTCAGCTGACCATAAATGAATGGCGAAGCAGTCAACTTCATCTGACTGACAATCAGCGCTTGCTTTCTAAGGAAGGTCTGATTAATTCACGTTTCCACTCGGCAATCTGTTCCTGGGCTTGGTCACTAACGCGAGTTCGATGGGCATCCACTGGCCTCAGGAGCCTGTTCATGAGGTGCACCCGCCGTCCGATGGCTCGTTGCAAGGCTCCGGGGCGTACGTTCCTACGTCTCTGTCAAGAGACGCCGTCGTGCCACGTACAGATTCGCTAATCCGCAGCTAATCTGAAGCCGGTGGGTATTCTTCGTCAGCCCCCGGTACCGGACTTTGGCCCACCCAAAGATCCGTTTGAGGACCAAGAACGCATGTTCAACTTTCGCCCGGACTTTCGATTTCGTCCGGTTCCGTGCCCGCTCGTTCTCACTGAGGGGCCGATGACGATGGGCTTTGGTCTGAATGAAACACTGAGCCCCTGTGGCGCATGGTACTGAATCACCTTACGTTGTCCACTATACGCGGCATCAGCCCACACTCGCGTATCTTGTCCATGGAGCAACTCCGGTAACCTGGCTGTCATGGACATTCGCCGCCGTGGCCGCGACTGAATGGATCAGTGTGGTCCGGCTGTCCCCTCCAATGTGGGCTTTCATGCCGAAATACCACTGGTGGCCCTTCTTCGTCTGATGCATCTCCGAATCCCGCTCCTTGGTGCGATTCTTCGTCGAACTGGGGCGCACGGATGATGGTCGCATCGAGACTTCGGCAAACGTCTGTTGCTCCATGGGCGCGCCTCCTTATCAGGACTGCGTTTCCTCTAGCACATCGCGAGCGGAGAATAAATCAGACCTTCCGTAATGACCTTGCATAATCTCCACCTGGGGAAATATGAGGATAGGCGCCAATACGATTGTTAAAAAAGTCAAAATTTAATTTATCTTGCCTCTGGGATTAATCTTACTTCCGCTATCTGTAGACTTATTTCCGATTGCCGGACCCATCCGCATCCGTCCACCTCTCTCTCGAAACTCTTCTATAGACTGACCAATACTCAAAATCCCCTCTCCCTTTGGTTCAGAAATCTGAGGAACCGGCTGTGAAGTACCGTCTGGGAATTTCATTTCAACAGTTCGCGTCGACGGAATGATTGTCTCGTAGGTATCATCAAACTTATCGGGAACGTTCGCATTAACGAAGATCTCAATCGCTTTGTCTGGTTCTTCACTTTCAACCACGAAAGCTCTCCCGCCGCCGATATTTATTTTTGCACGACCGTCTTTATTCAAATTTTTAATGGTCACGCCATCCGGAACGGCAAAGTCTACAGTTACGTTTGGCATGGATCCCCCAAAGTCTCCAGGTACCCAAATGACCTTTATAAACGCCTGACCGCTTTCGCGCCTGCTGCCATAAGCATATAAGCCGGGTAGTTTATCCTGCGACACACATTTTTCCCATGCACGTATTGATGCTTCATCTCTTGTTACCATTGATAGATTGGAGATCTTAGCCGTCCTTGAACTCGTGTCTGATGAACTCGAGCTCTTATTGAGCTCTCGCATCTTCCGAAATTCTTGTCGAAATTGCTCTTCAGTGATTCCCCGGCTGTAATCATGATTACCGCCCAAGGCAATTTTCAGAAACTCAACGGCCCCTCCCGATCCTTGATTCTTGGTTGACTGATAAAAACTCTGAAATGTGTTGAATGCTTCGTCCTCTGTCATGTGTAAGAACATTGACCATGCAGTCTTCTTTTTCGTCTCTATATTACTGTTTTGCTTAAGGACTTTATTGAAGAGGTCGCCTTCCAGCACTTTGTTGCAATGATCAAGTCTCTGGTCCGAAAACGCTAAGGAACTTAAACCGGATGACATGGCCAGAACCGAAACGAACACAATGAACTTCATTTTGGTACGTGATATCTTCATCTCGTTCTCCTTCCCGTTTCGCCCTAACCACAAATCTTGCCATGCTTAGCTGACCATTCCCTCGCATGTCGTTGGCGCATCAGCGCCTAGTGCAATCTCCTGTAAATAGGAGCAGGTACGTCCGATGGACAATTTGGGCTAAGGTCCGTTGTAAACTTGCACCGTTCCTCGCGTGACTTTTAGAGGCCCATTGCCTCCTTCTATGCCAATAGACTTCGATGGGCCTGTGAATATTGCAGTCGACCCTGCGGCTCCATATCGGGAGTTAAAACCGAAAGTTAGTCCGCTCGCTGCACCGATGGAACCTGTAGCGTGGTGCCCTAAACCTTCCAATTGATCTACCTGCGCAGGCTTGGAAATCGTGAAGACCTCACTCCAGTTAGATTCTCCCGCCTCGGAAAACGGCGGTATGCCTTTGCCCGTGATGGTTGCCGTATACGTGTATTCAGCAATCCGATGATTATCAACATCCCAAAATAGGAAGGAGTAGTAGGAGAAGCCACTGGCTGCGCCACTCAATCCCACGCCGTCCAAGATTTTCATTTTGAACCGTGTTCCGGCGGGAACATTATTCGGATCGTCCGGATAGTCAGATGGATCACGAGGTGGAATATCTGGTTGTCGCTTCGGTGTAAGGCAGCGAGACCACATAAAAACCACACGGCGATTTAGGCGCATCTCGCTTTCGTTTTTGGGATTCTGAATCTTCAAGTTTTTTGCTCCGGCACCGATTGGAGTATCTATGACTGAAATTACGCCTGGACCGCCTGGCAATGTGCCCAGAATGGCCACAAGCTGATTTTTGGCATCTTTCGCACGCTGCAGACTGACAGTCTCCTCCTTGGCCGCACGTTGATCTGGTGCAACTCTTAATGCTCGGTCAGCATGACCTACAACATTGACAGTAAGGATTGGGGATCCGGAACTTTGGCTCCGCACGATTGTTGCCGCTATATTGCGCAAACGTGTCATCTGGCCCTCATCCAACTTCGTGCCATATTCAGGGTAATTATTAATTTCTCGCTCTTCGTCTTGACACCAATTGGGGTCAGCATAGCTTGAAGAAAATATAGCGGTTATCAATAGCAATATCATGAGGGCAATAAACGTTTTGCTCATGCGGCCTCCTATTCTGACAGTGGCCA from Candidatus Nitrospira nitrificans includes these protein-coding regions:
- a CDS encoding TetR/AcrR family transcriptional regulator, whose protein sequence is MSTTDTRTAIMDAAQALIQRGGANAMSYQHISDTIGIRKASIHHHFPTKEHLIEAVIQRYAAYFLKLVDAIVESKLDPAAKLRKYAGLFEATLCEGQQDKACLCGMLGAELATLGHPAAAGVRRFYRDNEARLAKILEEGLNKGAFRFKGDTKLVAAMIFSLLEGGALVVRAEGGHKRLHTMVEQTITLLQR
- the pnpS gene encoding two-component system histidine kinase PnpS codes for the protein MTWSIRWKVTLGTLVAVACGLLVAGVMTVKSLEQRYLAQFGDELEAKTKLVEYGFQPLFLSSSSHPTPSSLQETARELGTRASSRVTLVAADGTVLADSALRDADVPAVENHRSRPEIQQALSTGHGADIRPSHTTGQRTMYRAVLLHQAQDTAPIAVRVGLPMAIVEREMAELKQHLFLALGVAFLVALTLSVWLAHNITRPLSKIASAARQLSSGHQTMPIRTTAQDEVGLLATTLNTMADQLHAKIDELSEDRAQLLAVLTSMVEGVMVLDYRGHVLQINPALERIFGISRVEARGRPCAELFRHQRLNDLVTTILGSRVPGEDEIVLPLTGRCLQIEASPAGGERESEACLVLVFHDITELRRLEKIRKDFVANVSHELRTPLTSIKGYVEALLDGAKDDPVASAKFLEIILKQSDRLNLIIEDLLELSKIESGRVSLKEEPLELRSVVDRTLSMIKPIADKKRHRLVTVVDPSLPPVGGDEGRLVQVLTNLLDNAIKYTPEGGTISVGTKLVLSVGTTDSTARAIDLSVADTGIGIPEEDRPRVFERFYRVDKARSRELGGTGLGLAIVKHIVEGHGGQVWVEANHPQGSRFVVRLPVSGGKRVSAQSGEASRT
- a CDS encoding response regulator transcription factor yields the protein MGVSTHKKVLIVEDEQDILQLVTHYLEKEGFRPITATSGLDALKKVKEEKPDLVVLDLMLPEMDGLEVCKRLRSMPGTALLPILMLTAKAEESDTIVGLELGADDYVTKPFSPKALVARVKALLRRIARAPADGPEVHHYGALTMNVARHEVSLGKHEMPLTAKEFGLLEHLLRHPGRVLTREVLLNAVWGYDYYGTTRTVDVHIRRLKQKLPLLEDAIVSVKSLGYKLRDLD
- a CDS encoding 3-oxoacyl-ACP synthase III family protein, giving the protein MIRSRVIGTGSYLPVRVVPNDAIAPTLNLSPARIQRLTGIRTRHWAGEREASSDMAIEASRLALDAADCSPSSIEAIILSTTSPDMTFPSTACLVQRGLGCKQVGAFDVSASCSGFLYGLSMAQAMIQSGQVRTCLVVASEVKSRSLDPQDETTALLFGDGAGAVILRGEEESTPEWRGILGIRLYADGAHHGLIRLPGGGSRLPLSSDTLRKGEHSLRMRGASLFRIAVRRIEQAVLEILKEFGASPGDLKQIVLHQANGRILSQVAERLGIEQSRLASVIERYGNTSSASLPIALDDAVRGGNISPNDLVLLGTFGGGVTWATGLLRW
- a CDS encoding NADPH-dependent F420 reductase: MRTIGIMGTGRMGVRLAEAFAKSGVRVTLGSRDPRRAKRIAEGLNILGITPGTYEQAIQAEFVLPAMFLMDGIVTTLQPYRQALADKIFIDITNPFNDDYSDFILPWDTSGAEELQRHFPETRIVGAFKNVWWEVFDEPRFDGTVSDVFVVGDDLAAKQTFLSIVESMPFRFIDAGKLANARVVERMTLLSGELGQRYGYFPRMNYRFVGKPWTPGSADRYAHLIKAAP
- a CDS encoding methyltransferase, producing MNPSSILQTAFGFWGSKVLLTAVEVGLFTKLADRRLTGAELGRELQFHSRANPDFFDALVAMKFLDRDGDGPEAKYVNTPEGALFLDAASPRYIGGILVMLNARLFKFWNDLPEALRTGRPQNEVKHGQKGMFEELYSDLPRLEQFMEAMTGISRLNFEAFAEKFDFSKYQTLCDVGGATGLLSIEVAKRHAHLQCISFDLPVVEPIAKKYVAAAGLEHRVSATSGDFFKDQLPKADLITMGMILHDWNLEKKMHLIRAAYDALPTGGALVAIEALIDDARRENAQGLLMSLNMLIEFGDAFDYSGADFRRWCGEVGFTRFEVMPLVGPSSAAIAYK
- a CDS encoding RidA family protein, yielding MTPEARLHELRLTLPDPPLPLGAYVPAVEAGGLLFVSGMLPVQEGRPAWNGRLGERLSVTEGRDAARLAALNGLAVARAALGSLNRIRRLVRLTVHISATQDFGEHARVADGASELLAAVFKDGGGHARLAVGASSLPAHMPVELELIFELQ
- a CDS encoding type II toxin-antitoxin system VapC family toxin, which encodes MMLDTNTASYIVKPGYPNVLYWLERTSRTQKITMSAVTRGELIYGLALKSFPKVLTAAVNDLLHQVSVLPWDASVSDTYGKARAWFRQQGMTLAALDMMIAAHAIAENATLITSDTSFEPLTSPALKHCPFRLLVRNWMEPPFENT